The following coding sequences lie in one Pseudomonadota bacterium genomic window:
- a CDS encoding cytochrome c3 family protein, with translation MRNHVLRPLWVALGVIALVLIARHLMVPEDFGVNGKNFTYGFYRASNVDEWKEFPLKYRGKAYCQECHEEKYEENMSSKHGIIECENCHGPALGHPENPEALAIDRSRALCLRCHADLAYPSSQRSEIPGINPKQHNPDTQCSECHNPHKPSLEDM, from the coding sequence ATGAGAAACCATGTGTTGCGTCCGCTGTGGGTGGCGCTGGGGGTGATTGCTCTGGTCTTGATCGCCAGGCATCTGATGGTCCCGGAGGATTTTGGGGTTAATGGGAAAAATTTTACCTACGGTTTTTATCGAGCAAGCAATGTTGACGAGTGGAAGGAATTTCCCCTCAAATACCGTGGCAAGGCTTATTGCCAGGAATGCCACGAAGAAAAGTACGAAGAGAATATGTCTTCAAAGCACGGAATCATTGAGTGTGAAAACTGCCATGGCCCGGCACTCGGGCATCCGGAAAATCCGGAAGCTCTTGCTATCGACAGGAGTCGGGCATTGTGTCTGCGATGCCATGCCGACCTTGCTTATCCCTCCAGTCAACGCTCAGAGATTCCCGGCATTAATCCAAAACAACATAATCCTGATACCCAATGCAGTGAATGTCATAATCCGCATAAACCCAGTCTGGAGGATATGTAA